In Nitrospira sp., a single genomic region encodes these proteins:
- a CDS encoding CYTH and CHAD domain-containing protein translates to MKHTLERETKLGVERGFRLPDLPGEPIKPRTFTSTYFDTEDHRLARSGITLRYRTEARAGVWQLKLPRNGSRLELEFAGKLTAPPASLTEILLAHTRSRPLRPLARLRTKRTGVRVSGDDGPLAEVVMDDVASLDGRRVTHRLYELEIELLNGSEKDLARIENRLREAGARDGDPRPKFFRILGWPPSPISRTPSGPEPIEQVKALLRGETSRLLLHDPGTRLGSDPEDLHQMRVSARRLRAYLRAAAPMLNPEWAEALRTELAWLGRMLGPVRDLDVLLSYLNAERAAFRHPERRALQPVIDELQRERTEARDLLMQALESDRYLALLDRLEAAAQFPVVTGDTVSLLEIAHAEYRTLRRAVRKGGSEASDKALHKIRIKGKRARYATELAEASLGKPATRVIRQIRALQDLLGEHQDAVVCEQRFRKLLRRSRGKLTAVSLGRLIERQCERRREMRASLPAVWSKLERRAAKLWR, encoded by the coding sequence ATGAAACACACGTTGGAGCGAGAAACCAAGCTCGGCGTGGAGAGGGGGTTTCGTTTGCCGGATCTGCCCGGCGAACCCATCAAGCCCCGGACGTTTACCTCGACCTATTTCGATACCGAAGATCACCGGCTTGCACGAAGCGGGATCACGCTCCGCTATCGCACAGAAGCGCGAGCGGGAGTCTGGCAGTTGAAGCTCCCCCGGAACGGCAGCCGTTTGGAATTGGAGTTCGCGGGCAAACTCACCGCTCCTCCCGCTTCGCTGACCGAGATCCTCCTCGCTCACACCCGTAGCCGGCCGCTCAGGCCTCTCGCCAGACTCCGCACGAAGCGGACCGGGGTTCGGGTCTCTGGAGACGACGGTCCCTTGGCTGAGGTCGTCATGGATGACGTCGCCTCGCTGGATGGCCGGCGCGTCACACATCGTCTGTACGAGCTGGAAATCGAGCTCCTCAACGGCTCGGAGAAGGATCTCGCGCGAATCGAGAACAGGCTTCGCGAGGCCGGCGCGCGCGACGGGGACCCGCGGCCGAAGTTCTTCCGGATCCTGGGATGGCCGCCATCCCCGATCAGCCGAACCCCTTCAGGCCCCGAGCCGATCGAGCAGGTAAAAGCCCTCCTGCGCGGAGAAACGTCCAGACTGCTCTTGCACGATCCCGGCACGCGTCTCGGCAGCGACCCGGAGGACCTTCACCAAATGCGGGTGTCGGCCAGGCGGCTTCGAGCCTACCTCCGCGCGGCAGCTCCAATGCTCAATCCTGAATGGGCTGAGGCCCTCAGGACCGAACTCGCCTGGCTGGGTCGCATGCTTGGGCCGGTGCGCGACCTCGATGTCCTCTTGAGCTATCTCAACGCCGAACGCGCCGCGTTTCGTCATCCGGAACGGCGGGCGCTTCAGCCGGTGATCGATGAATTGCAACGCGAACGAACGGAAGCGCGCGATCTGCTGATGCAGGCGCTCGAAAGCGACCGCTATCTTGCACTGCTCGATCGATTGGAAGCCGCGGCTCAATTTCCAGTGGTCACAGGAGACACGGTCTCGCTGCTCGAGATCGCTCACGCGGAGTACCGGACACTTCGCCGCGCCGTGCGTAAAGGCGGCTCCGAGGCGAGCGACAAAGCGCTGCACAAGATCCGCATCAAAGGCAAACGGGCACGGTACGCGACTGAACTGGCGGAGGCCTCTCTCGGTAAACCGGCCACGCGAGTCATCCGTCAGATCCGAGCCCTTCAGGACCTGCTGGGAGAACACCAGGATGCCGTGGTCTGCGAGCAACGATTTCGCAAGCTGCTCCGGCGTTCCCGAGGGAAGCTCACCGCCGTCTCCCTGGGCCGCCTCATCGAACGTCAGTGTGAGCGTCGCCGTGAGATGAGAGCGTCGTTGCCTGCCGTCTGGTCCAAGCTGGAGCGGCGCGCGGCCAAGCTCTGGCGGTGA
- a CDS encoding hemerythrin domain-containing protein, with the protein MTDARTISSYFEDDHDRLDELFKSFQTLKRSNFDKAKDAFTQFRFGLQRHIEWEEELLFPLWEEKTGMYESGPTVVMRTEHRRIAEQLEAIHDKVEAQNSDSDAEEQALLGLLAAHNMKEERVLYPSIDGVTTPEERAVVHRKMEEMLQVADILARGNTPP; encoded by the coding sequence ATGACGGATGCAAGGACCATCAGTTCATACTTCGAGGACGATCACGACCGCTTGGACGAATTGTTCAAGTCGTTTCAGACCCTCAAACGGTCGAACTTCGACAAAGCGAAAGACGCGTTTACACAGTTCAGGTTCGGACTGCAGCGACACATTGAGTGGGAAGAGGAGCTCCTCTTCCCGCTCTGGGAAGAGAAGACGGGCATGTACGAGAGCGGGCCGACGGTGGTGATGCGGACCGAGCACCGCCGGATTGCTGAACAGCTGGAAGCGATTCACGACAAGGTGGAAGCGCAGAACTCCGACAGCGATGCAGAGGAACAAGCTCTGTTGGGGCTCCTCGCCGCGCACAACATGAAAGAAGAACGCGTGCTCTATCCATCCATCGATGGAGTAACCACGCCGGAGGAGCGGGCGGTGGTCCATCGGAAGATGGAGGAGATGCTGCAGGTAGCCGACATTTTGGCCAGGGGTAACACACCGCCCTGA
- a CDS encoding universal stress protein, which yields MKIVMGVDWSEEAFTAVKQVLQLYRPTEVILVHGIEMGIFEYPALAQIANVQGYEEFRRALADAGRQVLDRTEQLLPAGAAAIKRVNEIGNPARLILEEAKTRQPDLIAVGARGKGRVAEAVLGSVSHRVLMHATCPTLVVRGEARPARRVLAAVEGKDDAERLVQWLRCHPFINPVELCVLSVVVPLKTGGLFTAAGIESWATAAQGYAEDLVSNVAASLSPPAYRVTTRVATGEAAATVAEQAKDMDLVVVASHQRHGVDRFLLGSVSHSIVHRVAGPVLVIH from the coding sequence ATGAAAATCGTGATGGGAGTAGACTGGTCGGAGGAGGCATTCACCGCGGTGAAGCAAGTGTTGCAGCTCTATCGCCCGACGGAGGTGATCCTGGTTCACGGCATCGAAATGGGCATCTTCGAATATCCGGCGCTCGCCCAGATCGCCAACGTGCAGGGGTACGAAGAATTTCGCCGCGCGCTGGCCGACGCGGGGAGGCAGGTTTTGGATCGGACGGAGCAATTGCTGCCGGCCGGCGCTGCCGCGATCAAGCGAGTGAACGAGATCGGCAACCCCGCCCGCCTGATTCTTGAAGAAGCGAAGACCAGGCAACCCGATCTGATTGCGGTCGGCGCGCGCGGCAAGGGCCGGGTGGCGGAGGCGGTGCTGGGCAGCGTGTCTCATCGAGTGTTGATGCATGCGACCTGTCCGACGCTGGTCGTCCGGGGTGAGGCCAGGCCGGCGCGGCGTGTGCTGGCGGCGGTGGAAGGGAAGGACGATGCCGAGCGCCTCGTCCAATGGTTGCGATGTCACCCGTTCATCAATCCGGTCGAACTCTGCGTCCTCAGCGTCGTGGTGCCGCTGAAGACCGGTGGGCTGTTCACGGCGGCGGGCATTGAATCGTGGGCGACGGCGGCGCAGGGCTATGCCGAGGACTTGGTGAGCAATGTCGCCGCATCCTTGTCGCCTCCCGCGTACAGAGTCACGACCAGAGTGGCGACCGGTGAAGCAGCCGCTACGGTGGCGGAGCAAGCGAAGGATATGGACCTCGTCGTCGTGGCCTCTCACCAGCGTCATGGCGTAGACCGGTTTCTCCTCGGAAGCGTGTCGCATTCCATCGTGCATCGGGTAGCCGGTCCCGTCCTCGTCATTCATTGA
- a CDS encoding cytochrome c peroxidase: MLTGRRVLVATIGWLTAGLLIGAAIGSSRVQAQSPATAGTVIVDGITVPDIGPMPTVVPIPATNLSYKAKVDLGKQLYFDGRLSKNNAVSCAFCHNPMTGFADPRQTSIGVGGGVGGRQAPTVYNTGHNPLQFWDGRAGSLEEQAIGPIANPVEMAETHENVVKKLGKITGYREQFRAVFGTEVNLQGIAEAIAAYERTIVSTNSAFDKYVLGDSTAMDESAVRGMALFKGKARCVLCHHGPNFTDNEFHNLGVAQVGPMKEDLGRFYVTRQEKDKGAFKTPTLRSVTETAPYMHDGVFKTLEEVVDFLDQGGGQNPHLSPMLTPLALTPQEKADLVTFLKALTGEPIKFDMPKLPK, translated from the coding sequence ATGCTGACCGGAAGAAGAGTTCTTGTTGCCACGATCGGCTGGCTCACAGCCGGCTTGTTGATCGGCGCGGCGATCGGTTCAAGCAGGGTGCAGGCACAATCGCCGGCAACGGCCGGAACGGTTATCGTGGACGGTATCACCGTGCCGGACATCGGGCCGATGCCCACCGTTGTGCCGATTCCGGCCACCAACCTGAGTTACAAGGCCAAGGTGGACCTCGGCAAGCAGCTCTACTTCGACGGCCGGCTCTCGAAGAATAATGCCGTTTCCTGCGCCTTCTGCCACAACCCGATGACGGGATTTGCCGATCCCCGCCAGACCTCGATCGGAGTCGGCGGAGGCGTGGGAGGGCGGCAGGCGCCGACCGTGTACAACACGGGACACAATCCGCTCCAGTTCTGGGACGGTCGCGCCGGGTCGCTTGAGGAACAGGCCATCGGACCGATCGCCAACCCTGTTGAAATGGCGGAGACCCATGAGAACGTGGTGAAGAAGCTCGGCAAGATCACGGGCTACCGAGAGCAGTTTCGGGCGGTCTTCGGAACAGAGGTCAATCTGCAGGGAATCGCCGAAGCGATTGCCGCGTATGAGCGGACGATCGTGTCCACGAACTCGGCGTTCGACAAATACGTGCTGGGGGATAGCACGGCGATGGATGAATCGGCTGTCCGGGGGATGGCGCTGTTCAAAGGGAAGGCGCGTTGCGTGCTCTGTCATCACGGCCCGAACTTCACGGACAATGAGTTCCATAACCTGGGCGTGGCCCAGGTCGGGCCGATGAAAGAGGATTTAGGGCGCTTCTACGTCACCCGGCAGGAGAAGGACAAGGGGGCGTTCAAGACTCCGACGCTTCGGAGCGTTACCGAGACGGCGCCCTACATGCATGACGGCGTCTTCAAGACGCTTGAAGAGGTGGTGGATTTTCTCGATCAGGGCGGCGGGCAGAATCCGCACCTGAGCCCCATGCTGACGCCGCTCGCTCTGACTCCACAGGAGAAGGCCGACCTGGTCACGTTTTTGAAAGCGCTGACCGGTGAGCCCATCAAGTTCGACATGCCGAAGTTGCCGAAGTGA
- a CDS encoding cytochrome c encodes MNVTGLVIGLTIVFAAALGVSAQTVRGNPQEGESIFKQHCLRCHGEKLDGNGPDSGDLIVKPTNFLAPAIRNKSDWELLVTISNGVLFTPMHSFRGKLKDQQMLDVLSYIRSVAPFDTVS; translated from the coding sequence ATGAACGTCACAGGCCTTGTCATCGGACTTACGATCGTGTTCGCCGCGGCCTTGGGCGTATCAGCCCAAACCGTCCGCGGGAACCCTCAGGAAGGCGAATCCATTTTCAAACAACATTGCCTCCGTTGTCATGGAGAGAAGCTGGACGGAAACGGTCCGGACAGCGGAGATCTCATCGTCAAGCCCACGAATTTCCTTGCCCCCGCGATCCGCAACAAGTCGGATTGGGAGCTGCTCGTCACGATATCGAACGGCGTGCTGTTCACGCCGATGCACTCCTTCCGAGGCAAACTGAAGGATCAACAGATGCTGGATGTCCTGTCGTACATCCGTTCGGTCGCCCCGTTTGATACGGTAAGTTAG